The following coding sequences are from one Candidatus Zixiibacteriota bacterium window:
- the lexA gene encoding transcriptional repressor LexA, whose translation MKELTRRQKEVLDFISETTEKNGFPPTIREIGKKFRIASTNGVRAILSALSVKGYIRRKPLLSRGIEVLRLVSSSIGRVKPALVSVPLLGRISAGLPVLAVENVEGSIGIDKTLFPGDGIFFLKVVGDSMRDAGILNGDYVLAQQQNTADKGEIVVAMIGDEATVKRYFPEKNKVRLEPANPEYGPIVVDKRTPDFFIAGKVIGLLRKYR comes from the coding sequence TCCGAGACGACCGAGAAAAACGGGTTCCCGCCAACTATCAGGGAGATAGGCAAGAAATTCAGGATCGCCTCCACCAATGGTGTAAGAGCAATCTTATCCGCTTTGAGTGTCAAAGGTTATATCCGCAGGAAACCTCTGCTTTCCAGGGGAATTGAGGTTCTGAGGTTGGTCAGCAGCTCAATCGGCCGGGTCAAGCCTGCCTTAGTCTCGGTCCCGTTGCTGGGAAGGATATCCGCCGGATTGCCGGTCCTGGCAGTTGAGAATGTTGAGGGGAGCATAGGGATAGACAAAACGCTTTTTCCCGGGGATGGAATTTTCTTTTTAAAGGTGGTCGGAGATAGTATGCGGGATGCAGGGATTTTAAACGGAGACTACGTTTTAGCCCAGCAGCAGAACACCGCAGACAAAGGAGAGATAGTTGTGGCAATGATCGGCGATGAGGCAACTGTGAAAAGGTATTTTCCGGAGAAAAATAAAGTCAGGCTGGAGCCAGCCAATCCGGAGTACGGTCCCATAGTCGTGGATAAGAGAACCCCTGACTTTTTCATCGCCGGCAAAGTCATCGGGCTGCTGAGAAAATACAGGTGA
- the mscL gene encoding large conductance mechanosensitive channel protein MscL translates to MFKEFKEFAMRGNVLDMAIGIIIGAAFGKIITSLVSDVIMPPIGLLLGKLDFSNLYINLSGQPYASLAAAKAAGASTINYGLFINTVIDFIIVAFVIFLLIRQVNKLKRQPEVASAVPTTKECPYCLSVIPIKAVRCPHCTSELKST, encoded by the coding sequence ATGTTCAAAGAGTTCAAAGAGTTTGCCATGCGGGGGAATGTGCTGGATATGGCAATCGGTATCATCATCGGTGCGGCTTTTGGTAAGATCATTACCTCACTGGTGAGTGACGTGATAATGCCGCCGATAGGGCTGCTCCTGGGTAAGTTAGATTTCTCAAACCTATACATTAACCTATCCGGGCAGCCTTATGCCTCGCTGGCAGCGGCTAAAGCTGCTGGCGCATCTACAATTAATTACGGTTTGTTCATCAACACTGTGATCGACTTCATCATCGTGGCATTTGTAATTTTCTTATTGATCCGGCAGGTCAACAAATTAAAGCGCCAGCCAGAAGTGGCTTCGGCTGTTCCTACAACCAAGGAATGCCCGTATTGTCTGTCAGTTATCCCGATCAAAGCAGTTCGCTGCCCGCACTGCACGTCGGAATTGAAATCAACGTAA
- a CDS encoding sulfite exporter TauE/SafE family protein yields MTNVFLLLLLGFATGILSGMIGVGGGIIVIPALVLLFGFSQHQAQGTTLAMLVPPIGILAAWTYYKAGYADLKTAGLLCLGFFFGGLIGARIATGLPNVILQRIFGVALFLISLKMIFAK; encoded by the coding sequence ATGACTAATGTTTTTTTGCTTTTGCTTTTAGGGTTCGCCACTGGAATTCTAAGCGGGATGATTGGGGTGGGGGGAGGGATAATCGTCATACCGGCGCTGGTTCTCTTGTTTGGATTCTCCCAGCATCAAGCCCAGGGAACTACCCTGGCTATGCTGGTCCCGCCGATAGGAATACTTGCCGCCTGGACCTATTACAAGGCAGGGTATGCGGATTTGAAAACCGCGGGTCTTCTGTGTCTGGGTTTCTTTTTCGGTGGATTGATAGGCGCCAGGATAGCAACGGGCTTGCCAAACGTTATCCTGCAAAGGATATTCGGGGTTGCGCTGTTTCTGATTTCCCTGAAGATGATATTTGCTAAATAA
- a CDS encoding DUF1579 domain-containing protein, with product MIRKLLLVLILIPVLALAQEEKKEDIWAPFRYFVGKWEGTGKGQSGVSKLQAEAKFVLNNRYLELSGKLVFEPKDKSKKGEVYEDMSFLSYDQIRKKYVLRQFSAPGFVTQYVLDSLPTDGKTFVFVSESMENIPPGWKARSTYRILNKDEFHQTFELAAPGKDYESVSESDVRRK from the coding sequence ATGATACGTAAACTGCTGTTAGTTCTCATCCTGATTCCCGTGTTAGCATTAGCCCAGGAGGAAAAGAAGGAGGATATCTGGGCGCCGTTCCGGTATTTTGTGGGCAAATGGGAAGGGACCGGAAAAGGGCAATCAGGTGTTTCAAAGCTTCAGGCAGAAGCGAAATTCGTGCTCAATAACCGGTATCTTGAGCTTTCGGGCAAGCTGGTATTTGAACCAAAGGACAAGAGCAAAAAAGGGGAAGTGTACGAGGATATGAGTTTTTTAAGCTACGATCAGATAAGAAAGAAATATGTGCTCAGACAATTCAGCGCACCGGGCTTTGTAACCCAGTACGTTCTGGATAGTCTTCCCACAGACGGGAAAACTTTTGTTTTCGTCTCAGAAAGCATGGAAAATATCCCTCCCGGCTGGAAAGCAAGATCTACCTATCGCATTCTGAATAAGGACGAGTTTCACCAGACTTTTGAGCTGGCTGCTCCGGGAAAAGATTATGAGTCAGTTTCTGAAAGCGATGTCAGGCGAAAGTGA
- a CDS encoding OprO/OprP family phosphate-selective porin, with the protein MKTNFFLILLILVTINLTQPWAQTPDDSVKIALQEMKDRLDGISENVATLNSDVSILKWVKISGYIQARYEYNDSSQNGVAGGYDVSKNLNANNFYIRRGRIKFTIQPGSASKYVIYFDASKNTVSLKEAYVELYKGIGKHNLTLTFGQFNYPFGYEIEYSSSKRDFPERSLAENNLFKGERDRGVNLTWVLPKYLQINAGLFQGYGIEDKNFTWFDPTKAKDVIGRAKVKLGMVDFGLSGYWGKVYFPGSAAVSGVTIWYDANGNGIIDAGEIKTSAPRAAVPAVEKDKIRYGADAQVYLDFLPLGGTGIRGEYYQAKDNDKDERGWYFWVSQNIFTRFGAAARYDYWDPNTDSNVKNDATGTLSLALHYFWDSYVRITAAYDIPHQLKENSLFTKYSGDRKDNRFTLQFQFMF; encoded by the coding sequence ATGAAAACAAATTTTTTTTTGATCTTGCTTATATTAGTAACTATAAATTTAACCCAACCCTGGGCGCAGACTCCAGATGATAGTGTCAAGATTGCCCTTCAGGAAATGAAAGACCGGTTAGACGGGATTTCGGAGAACGTGGCAACTCTTAATAGTGATGTTTCCATTCTGAAATGGGTGAAAATCTCCGGCTACATCCAGGCAAGGTATGAATATAATGACAGTTCCCAGAATGGAGTGGCGGGAGGTTATGATGTCTCCAAAAATCTAAATGCCAATAATTTCTACATCCGGAGGGGAAGAATAAAGTTCACGATCCAGCCCGGTTCTGCCAGTAAATATGTTATCTATTTTGATGCTTCAAAAAATACTGTCTCCTTGAAAGAGGCTTATGTTGAGCTTTACAAGGGTATTGGAAAACATAATCTCACCCTGACTTTTGGACAGTTCAACTATCCTTTCGGATATGAGATCGAATACTCTTCTTCTAAAAGAGATTTCCCCGAAAGAAGCTTGGCAGAAAACAATCTTTTCAAAGGCGAAAGAGACCGGGGAGTAAATCTCACCTGGGTTTTACCAAAATATCTCCAGATCAACGCGGGTCTTTTCCAGGGTTATGGAATAGAGGACAAGAACTTCACCTGGTTTGACCCTACCAAAGCAAAAGATGTAATTGGCAGAGCTAAAGTTAAGCTGGGGATGGTTGATTTCGGACTCTCCGGCTATTGGGGAAAGGTCTACTTCCCCGGAAGTGCGGCTGTGTCCGGAGTAACCATCTGGTATGATGCAAATGGAAATGGAATCATAGACGCAGGCGAAATTAAGACTTCCGCACCTAGAGCTGCGGTCCCAGCAGTGGAAAAAGATAAGATAAGGTACGGAGCTGATGCCCAGGTCTATCTTGACTTTCTGCCCTTAGGCGGAACAGGTATCAGAGGGGAATATTACCAGGCAAAGGATAATGACAAAGATGAAAGAGGCTGGTATTTTTGGGTATCCCAGAATATTTTCACCAGGTTCGGAGCTGCGGCCAGATATGACTACTGGGACCCTAATACCGATTCGAATGTGAAGAATGATGCCACCGGCACCTTATCTTTAGCTCTGCATTATTTCTGGGATTCTTATGTCAGAATAACTGCAGCCTATGACATACCTCATCAGCTTAAGGAAAATTCATTATTTACTAAATATTCGGGCGACCGCAAGGACAACAGATTTACCTTGCAATTTCAGTTCATGTTTTAA
- a CDS encoding phosphate ABC transporter substrate-binding protein codes for MKKLLIPSIILVLSVATGLSVFAGKTITVKGSDTLLILGQRWAEVYMSQNPGVVIQVTGGGSGVGIASLINGSTDICEASRPIKPSEIDKLKERFNTTGVEIPVARDGISIYLNEENRVSELTLAQLKGIYTGKITNWKELGGEDAKIVLYGRENSSGTYVYFKENVLTGADFASQTQTLPGTAAIVNAIAKDKYGIGYGGAAYAKGVKYCKVKKDTQTPGYEPTLENVKSGKYPISRYLYWYLRNKPTGEIKKLVDFVLSEQGQQIVSKVGYFPVK; via the coding sequence ATGAAAAAGCTATTAATACCCAGTATAATCCTGGTTCTGTCAGTTGCAACCGGCTTATCAGTTTTTGCCGGAAAAACCATTACTGTAAAAGGCTCTGACACTTTGCTTATTCTGGGTCAAAGATGGGCAGAAGTCTATATGAGCCAGAATCCAGGGGTGGTCATTCAGGTAACTGGTGGCGGCTCCGGAGTGGGAATTGCCTCGCTGATTAACGGTTCAACCGACATCTGTGAGGCTTCCAGACCAATTAAGCCATCGGAAATTGATAAATTAAAAGAACGGTTTAATACCACCGGAGTCGAGATCCCGGTAGCACGGGATGGAATATCGATTTATCTAAACGAGGAAAACAGGGTCTCTGAGTTGACCCTTGCTCAATTAAAGGGAATTTATACTGGAAAAATTACCAACTGGAAAGAATTAGGTGGAGAGGACGCCAAGATAGTTCTCTACGGTAGGGAGAATAGCTCCGGTACCTATGTCTATTTTAAGGAAAATGTTTTAACAGGTGCAGATTTTGCATCCCAGACACAGACCCTTCCAGGAACAGCAGCCATCGTGAACGCGATAGCAAAAGACAAATATGGAATCGGTTATGGCGGAGCCGCTTATGCTAAAGGGGTGAAGTACTGCAAAGTTAAAAAAGATACCCAGACACCAGGCTATGAACCTACTTTAGAAAATGTGAAGAGCGGTAAATATCCAATATCGCGCTATTTGTATTGGTATCTGAGGAACAAACCCACCGGCGAAATAAAGAAATTGGTGGATTTCGTTCTGTCTGAACAGGGACAGCAAATTGTAAGCAAAGTTGGATATTTCCCGGTGAAGTAG
- the pstC gene encoding phosphate ABC transporter permease subunit PstC, with protein sequence MENSKTIEKKQQAESIIFKRRFRLSEFIIEKIIFLSSFLAILGVVLIFFFIFKEALPVLTSPEVKKEASLKLFFSTAIWQPVSDFPRYGLISLIVGTFKVVIVALFFSIPLSVGAAIYTSEFAPVKLKEFIKPIVEILAGIPSVVLGFFALMVMASFFHGIFHSTMRLNAFNAGVALSFAIIPVIYSLAEDSLNSVPRSLKEASLALGANRWQTAFRVSLSVAMPGVLAGIILGLGRAVGETMIVLMASGNASMLSANIFDSVRTMSATIAAELGEVVQGSAHYNVLFFIGASLFVFTLIINSLAHLVVGRLQRKLAGKV encoded by the coding sequence ATGGAAAACTCGAAGACTATTGAAAAGAAACAGCAGGCGGAGTCCATTATTTTTAAGAGAAGATTCCGTTTATCTGAGTTTATAATCGAAAAAATAATCTTTTTGTCCTCTTTTTTAGCAATCCTGGGTGTTGTTCTCATCTTTTTTTTCATTTTCAAGGAAGCCCTGCCAGTATTGACCAGCCCAGAGGTAAAGAAAGAAGCAAGCTTGAAGCTTTTCTTTTCTACGGCAATCTGGCAGCCAGTTTCCGACTTTCCCCGATACGGTTTAATCTCTTTAATCGTCGGAACTTTTAAAGTAGTAATAGTCGCTCTCTTTTTTTCTATTCCCCTTTCGGTTGGAGCAGCTATTTATACCTCGGAGTTTGCACCGGTTAAACTGAAGGAATTCATCAAGCCGATTGTGGAGATTCTGGCGGGTATCCCCTCCGTGGTTCTGGGATTTTTTGCTTTAATGGTGATGGCATCATTTTTTCACGGCATCTTTCATTCCACCATGCGTCTAAATGCTTTCAATGCCGGGGTAGCATTAAGCTTTGCCATCATCCCCGTGATTTATTCTTTGGCTGAGGATTCTCTGAACTCCGTGCCCAGAAGTTTGAAAGAGGCCTCCCTGGCTTTAGGAGCTAATCGCTGGCAGACCGCCTTTAGAGTTTCTCTTTCAGTAGCTATGCCCGGTGTACTGGCGGGTATTATCTTAGGGCTGGGCCGGGCGGTTGGGGAAACAATGATAGTTCTAATGGCTTCCGGAAATGCCTCTATGCTATCTGCCAACATTTTTGATTCAGTCCGCACTATGTCTGCCACCATCGCCGCAGAGTTAGGAGAGGTAGTGCAAGGCAGTGCGCATTACAATGTCTTATTTTTCATCGGTGCCTCCCTTTTTGTCTTCACCTTGATTATAAATTCCTTAGCTCATCTGGTGGTGGGAAGATTACAAAGGAAATTAGCAGGGAAGGTTTAA
- the pstA gene encoding phosphate ABC transporter permease PstA, whose translation MRFRINLFGSFFTSLTLLATLIIFAILFVIIGNVVLHGHKIISWEFITQAPREGMTAGGIFPAIFGTVALVILMIIAVLPVGVMTAIYLHEYAKPESVLTRTIRFAVNNLAGVPSIVFGLFGLGFFIQFIGAGMDKFFGLEVIWGQPCLLWAALTLALLNLPVVVVAAEEALRAVPKETREASLALGATKWQTIRRIILPQALPGVLTGAILSISRGAGEVAPIMFTGAAYFLPYLPHKPTDQFMDLGYHVYVMATQSPDVEATKPILYGTVLVLLILTLLLNFIAIFIRSKVRRQMRQTI comes from the coding sequence ATGAGATTCAGAATAAATTTGTTTGGCTCATTTTTCACCAGTTTGACCTTGTTAGCTACCCTGATTATTTTTGCCATCTTGTTCGTGATAATCGGGAATGTGGTTCTACACGGACATAAGATCATAAGCTGGGAGTTTATCACCCAAGCTCCGAGGGAGGGGATGACCGCAGGCGGGATCTTCCCGGCAATTTTCGGGACCGTGGCTTTAGTTATCTTAATGATAATAGCGGTTCTCCCTGTCGGTGTGATGACTGCAATCTATTTGCACGAATATGCGAAACCTGAATCTGTCCTGACCAGAACGATCCGTTTTGCCGTGAATAACCTGGCTGGTGTACCTTCGATCGTCTTCGGGCTGTTTGGATTGGGGTTTTTCATACAATTCATCGGAGCAGGAATGGATAAATTCTTTGGTCTGGAAGTCATCTGGGGACAACCCTGTCTTTTGTGGGCAGCTTTGACCTTAGCGCTTCTGAACCTGCCAGTAGTTGTGGTTGCCGCAGAGGAAGCCTTGAGGGCGGTTCCTAAAGAAACCAGAGAAGCTTCCCTGGCTTTGGGTGCTACTAAATGGCAGACTATAAGAAGGATAATCCTTCCTCAGGCGCTTCCCGGAGTTTTGACCGGTGCCATTCTTTCCATCAGCCGGGGAGCTGGAGAAGTAGCTCCTATAATGTTCACCGGCGCGGCTTACTTTTTACCCTACCTCCCGCACAAACCAACTGACCAGTTTATGGACCTGGGTTATCATGTCTATGTGATGGCGACCCAATCCCCGGATGTGGAAGCCACCAAGCCGATCCTTTATGGAACCGTTCTGGTTCTTTTAATTTTGACTTTACTTTTGAACTTTATTGCTATATTTATCAGGTCCAAAGTAAGAAGACAGATGAGACAGACTATCTGA
- the pstB gene encoding phosphate ABC transporter ATP-binding protein PstB, which translates to MQAETLSPKILVEKLNFFYGSTQALKNISVGIKENQVTAFIGPSGCGKSTFLRCLNRMNDLIPGTKVSGKIYFDGTDIYTRDIDLSELRRKVGMVFQKSNPFPKSIFENVSYGLRIQGITDKTILEDTVEKTLRDAALWDEVKDKLDQSAMRLSGGQQQRVCIARALAVQPEVLLMDEPASALDPISTAKIEELISDLKKNYTIVIVTHNMQQAARISDYTGFFFLGELVEFDETSNIFTNPRDKKTEDYVTGRFG; encoded by the coding sequence ATGCAGGCAGAAACTCTTTCGCCCAAGATTTTGGTTGAAAAACTGAATTTCTTCTACGGTAGTACCCAGGCATTAAAAAATATTTCCGTCGGCATAAAGGAAAACCAGGTCACTGCTTTCATCGGTCCATCTGGTTGTGGTAAATCGACTTTTTTGAGATGCCTGAACCGGATGAACGATTTGATTCCAGGAACCAAAGTTTCAGGTAAAATTTATTTTGATGGAACGGATATCTATACCAGAGACATTGACCTTTCGGAACTGAGGAGAAAGGTGGGAATGGTTTTTCAGAAATCAAACCCGTTTCCCAAGTCGATTTTCGAGAATGTCTCTTATGGTTTAAGGATTCAGGGGATTACCGATAAGACCATTCTGGAGGATACCGTGGAAAAGACTTTAAGAGATGCTGCTTTATGGGATGAGGTCAAGGATAAGTTAGACCAATCCGCCATGAGACTCTCCGGCGGTCAGCAACAGAGAGTCTGCATTGCCAGGGCTCTGGCTGTTCAGCCGGAGGTTCTTTTGATGGATGAGCCGGCTTCTGCCTTGGACCCGATCTCTACTGCCAAAATCGAGGAGTTGATTTCAGACCTGAAAAAAAACTATACCATTGTAATAGTAACCCATAATATGCAGCAGGCTGCCCGGATTTCAGACTATACTGGATTTTTCTTTTTAGGGGAGTTAGTGGAGTTCGATGAGACTTCAAATATATTTACCAATCCCAGGGACAAGAAAACCGAGGATTACGTGACTGGTCGATTCGGATGA
- the phoU gene encoding phosphate signaling complex protein PhoU: MEIHRHFDEELRSLKEKLLFMAGLAESMIYKAAKSLTERDDSLFKEVNEAEIKVNHLQIEIDELCLKLLALRQPMATDLRFITSAMKINAELERIGDLAVNIIQRAAVLIKQPQLKPLIDIPRMADITQKMVKDSLDAFINRDVNLARSVLTRDDEVDALKDQVFRELLTFMLGDQSTIPRALELILVSRHLERIGDHATNICEDVIYLVQGKDIRHHIEQEKGIQS, encoded by the coding sequence ATGGAAATCCACAGGCATTTCGATGAGGAGCTTAGGTCTCTTAAAGAAAAGCTTTTATTTATGGCAGGCCTGGCTGAATCTATGATCTATAAGGCGGCAAAATCTTTGACTGAAAGGGATGATTCTTTATTCAAAGAAGTGAATGAGGCTGAGATAAAGGTAAACCATCTGCAAATAGAAATCGATGAGTTATGTTTGAAGCTTTTAGCTTTGAGACAGCCGATGGCAACCGATTTAAGGTTTATCACCTCAGCCATGAAAATCAATGCTGAGCTTGAGAGGATCGGGGACCTGGCAGTAAACATCATCCAGCGAGCTGCTGTGCTGATAAAACAGCCCCAACTGAAACCTTTGATCGACATACCCCGGATGGCGGATATAACACAAAAGATGGTAAAAGATAGTTTAGATGCATTTATTAACCGGGACGTGAATTTAGCCCGTTCAGTTTTGACACGGGATGATGAGGTTGACGCTTTAAAAGATCAGGTTTTCAGGGAGCTTTTGACTTTTATGTTAGGTGATCAATCAACCATCCCCCGGGCTTTAGAATTAATTCTGGTTTCCAGGCACTTGGAAAGAATCGGCGACCACGCCACCAATATATGTGAGGATGTCATCTATTTAGTACAGGGAAAGGACATCAGGCATCATATCGAACAAGAAAAAGGAATTCAGTCGTAG
- a CDS encoding DUF169 domain-containing protein produces MDIKIRDKFTRLWKKYFDGAELPICFYYTDMIKGVEEVEKTQENRCVICALSNVRKGKSLFFGLDSTGCPGGKRYFGFSEKIRPNFEYFLSCGIPGELEGERYKKSPELVKEVMKRMPVFKAPHKFIVFKRWDLLEESDNPEVAIFFAQPDVLSGLFTLASFDEVEPNGVICPFGSGCSAIVHYPHLERESEHPRGVIGMFDPSARPCIPADVITFAAPMKKFYRMIENMEESFLITPTWSEVNKRISKIK; encoded by the coding sequence ATGGACATAAAAATTAGAGACAAATTCACCCGGCTCTGGAAAAAATATTTTGATGGGGCGGAACTCCCTATTTGCTTCTACTACACTGACATGATAAAGGGAGTCGAGGAAGTTGAGAAAACTCAGGAAAATCGTTGTGTCATTTGCGCTCTATCCAATGTAAGAAAGGGAAAATCTCTTTTCTTTGGTTTGGACTCAACCGGTTGTCCCGGTGGAAAAAGGTATTTTGGCTTTTCCGAAAAGATCAGACCTAACTTCGAATATTTCCTTTCCTGCGGCATTCCGGGGGAGCTCGAAGGGGAACGCTATAAGAAATCCCCGGAGCTGGTCAAAGAGGTTATGAAAAGGATGCCAGTATTCAAGGCACCTCATAAGTTCATAGTTTTCAAGAGATGGGACCTGCTTGAAGAATCAGATAATCCTGAGGTGGCTATCTTCTTTGCCCAGCCAGACGTTCTCTCCGGACTTTTCACCCTGGCAAGTTTTGACGAGGTTGAACCGAATGGAGTAATTTGCCCTTTTGGCTCAGGCTGTAGTGCCATTGTTCACTATCCACATCTTGAGAGGGAATCTGAGCATCCCAGAGGCGTTATCGGAATGTTTGACCCTTCAGCTCGTCCTTGTATACCGGCGGATGTTATCACCTTTGCCGCACCGATGAAAAAGTTTTACCGGATGATTGAGAATATGGAGGAAAGCTTCCTGATAACTCCTACCTGGAGTGAAGTGAATAAGAGAATTAGTAAGATAAAGTAG
- the hypB gene encoding hydrogenase nickel incorporation protein HypB encodes MKIKVLKDVLKANDTIAEENRTILRKKGILTLNLMSSPGAGKTLILEKTVERLKKDFKIGVIEGDVSTSNDARRLARYDIPVIQINTDSIGGACHLDANMVKEALGSLDLSSIQILFIENIGNLICPAGFDLGEDKKIIVLSLTEGEDKPVKYPVAFRKADLLLVNKLDLLNHLDIDLELLLKNSRKVNPGLKSIQLSARTGEGIDEWAQWIKKNLVLKTKKS; translated from the coding sequence ATGAAGATAAAAGTTTTGAAGGATGTTCTCAAAGCCAATGATACCATCGCCGAGGAAAACCGAACTATATTGAGAAAAAAAGGGATTTTAACCTTAAACCTCATGAGTTCACCCGGTGCAGGGAAGACCCTGATCTTAGAAAAGACCGTGGAGAGATTGAAAAAAGATTTCAAAATCGGGGTAATCGAAGGTGACGTCTCAACCTCAAATGATGCCCGGAGATTAGCCAGATATGATATCCCGGTAATCCAGATAAATACCGATTCCATAGGCGGTGCCTGTCATCTGGATGCTAACATGGTCAAAGAGGCGCTGGGCTCTCTTGATCTATCTTCAATTCAAATCCTTTTTATAGAGAATATCGGAAACCTGATCTGTCCAGCCGGGTTCGATTTAGGTGAGGATAAAAAAATCATCGTTTTGAGCCTGACCGAGGGTGAGGATAAACCGGTTAAATATCCGGTTGCTTTCCGAAAAGCTGATTTACTGCTGGTCAACAAACTCGACCTGTTAAATCATCTGGACATAGATTTGGAGCTTTTGCTTAAGAACAGCAGGAAGGTAAATCCTGGACTCAAATCTATACAGCTTTCTGCAAGAACAGGCGAGGGGATTGATGAATGGGCGCAGTGGATAAAAAAGAACCTGGTTCTGAAGACTAAAAAGTCATGA
- the hypA gene encoding hydrogenase maturation nickel metallochaperone HypA: MHELSLAQGIIQVIEEELEKRKEKGTVQKINLRIGQLSCVEPEALLFSFEFCSKETQCENAVLNIEKVPLACECQNCGKNFLPKEAVFVCPDCKSCRIKILSGEEFYIDSFEIE, encoded by the coding sequence ATGCACGAACTTTCATTAGCCCAGGGAATTATACAGGTGATCGAAGAGGAACTTGAGAAAAGGAAGGAAAAAGGAACGGTTCAGAAGATTAACCTCCGAATAGGCCAGCTTTCCTGCGTAGAGCCGGAGGCATTGCTGTTTTCCTTTGAGTTCTGTTCTAAAGAGACTCAGTGTGAAAACGCAGTGTTAAATATCGAGAAGGTCCCTCTTGCCTGTGAATGTCAAAACTGCGGGAAAAATTTCTTACCAAAGGAAGCCGTTTTTGTCTGCCCGGATTGTAAGTCCTGCCGGATAAAGATATTGTCCGGAGAAGAATTTTATATAGACTCTTTTGAGATAGAATAG
- the hypE gene encoding hydrogenase expression/formation protein HypE, which yields MAKKHKSGDKISLSHGAGGKLSLDLITHLLKGNFDNKILNRLEDSAVFELNGQKIAFTTDSYVIQPIFFPGGDIGKLAVCGTINDLSVVGAKPLYLSCSLIIEEGLDKSILEKIILSMKKTAQKARVKIVTGDTKVVGKGSADKIFINTSGIGTIGDGIGLGREKIRIGDKIILSGTIGDHATAVLSSRAGLEFQTGIKSDCDFLSDLIGSILKFKDKIKFMRDPTRGGLASVLNEMVEGKRLGALLYEDKIPIRDEVTGFCELLGYDPLYLANEGKVIVVAASKVAKEVLKIMKRNKLGKDAEIIGEITAEYKGMVVLKTRYGGTRVVDMPTGEQFPRIC from the coding sequence ATGGCAAAAAAACATAAGTCAGGCGACAAAATTAGCCTTTCACACGGCGCCGGCGGGAAGCTGTCCCTGGATTTAATCACTCATCTGCTTAAAGGGAACTTCGATAACAAAATCCTGAACAGGTTGGAGGACTCGGCGGTCTTCGAATTAAACGGACAAAAAATCGCCTTCACCACTGATTCCTATGTGATCCAGCCAATCTTCTTCCCGGGTGGAGATATAGGGAAATTAGCAGTCTGCGGGACTATCAATGACTTGTCGGTTGTGGGTGCAAAGCCGCTTTACCTTTCCTGTTCTTTGATAATCGAGGAGGGGTTAGATAAAAGTATTTTGGAGAAAATCATCTTATCTATGAAGAAAACCGCTCAAAAAGCAAGAGTGAAGATTGTGACCGGGGATACTAAAGTGGTGGGAAAGGGAAGCGCGGACAAAATATTTATCAATACCTCAGGAATTGGCACCATTGGAGACGGAATCGGTTTAGGAAGAGAGAAGATAAGAATTGGAGATAAAATTATCCTCAGCGGAACGATAGGCGACCACGCCACAGCCGTTTTGTCTTCAAGGGCTGGTCTGGAATTCCAGACCGGGATAAAAAGCGACTGTGATTTTCTTTCTGACCTGATCGGCTCGATTCTTAAATTTAAAGATAAGATAAAATTCATGCGAGACCCCACGCGCGGAGGCTTAGCCTCAGTCTTGAATGAGATGGTCGAAGGCAAGAGACTCGGCGCTCTTCTGTACGAGGATAAAATTCCGATCAGGGATGAAGTCACCGGGTTCTGCGAGCTTTTGGGATATGACCCATTGTATCTGGCAAATGAGGGTAAGGTGATAGTTGTCGCTGCTTCTAAAGTAGCAAAAGAAGTCCTGAAAATTATGAAAAGAAATAAACTGGGCAAAGATGCTGAAATCATAGGAGAGATAACCGCAGAATACAAAGGTATGGTGGTTCTTAAAACCAGATATGGAGGAACCAGAGTCGTGGATATGCCCACAGGTGAGCAGTTCCCGAGAATCTGTTAA